CGGATCGCACCGCGATTTCAGAATCCTGTGCAGTATCTGCGCCGAAATAGATCGCGGCGGAGTGATTGCAAATCTCGGCTCAGCCGTTATATTACCCGAGGTGTTTTTAAAAGCACTCACGGTGGCGCGCAATCTCAATCCCGGGGAAAGCCAGCTTACCTCGGCCAACTTCGACATGATCGCGCACTATCGCCCGATGATGAATGTGGTGTCTCGCCCCACTCATGATGCCGGTAAGGGATACAACTTTGTCGGCCATCACGAGTTAATGGTCCCACTCCTGGCCTGGGGACTACGCCGCGAAATGGAGAAATAGTCTGTTTTTGAATAGATCTTTTTAACCAGAGCCCTACATGCCGATTCCGCCCTGCGAGTCGGCATTTCGATTTGGAGAGAATAATGCCGAAGCTTGTTGAATGTGTCCCGAATTATTCCGAAGGACGTCGTCCTGAGGTGATTGATGCCATTTGTGATGCCATCACCGCCGAAGACGGTGTGGTGTTGCTTGATAAGGAGATGGACCACGACCACAACCGTGCTGTGGTTACTTTTGTTGCCCCTCCGTCGAAAGCGGTCGATGCCGCTTTCCGAGGATACCAGAAAGCGGCCGAGTTGATCGATATGACCGTTCATAAGGGAGAACATCCGCGCATGGGCGCTTGCGATGTTTGCCCGTTTATTCCGATCTCCGAAGTGTCGATCGAAGATGCTATCGAGCTGGCCAACAAGCTGGGCAAGCGTGTCGGCGATGAGTTGCAAATCCCGGTTTTTCTGTATGAAGACGCCGCGACCAAGAAAAGCCGTAGAAATCTGGCTAAGGTGCGCAAGGGGCAGTATGAGGGAATGATTGACGCTATCGAAAACGACCCGACGCGAAAGCCTGATTATGGTCCGGCCAAGATGAATCTCAAGGCCGGTGCGACCGCGATCGGTGTCCGTTTCCCGCTGGTTGCCTACAACGTCTATCTGGGTACCAATAAAAAATGGATTGCCGACAAGATCGCCGATGCTGTCCGCAGTTTGAAGGGCGGTTATCGGTTTTGCAAGGCACTGGGGTTTGAGATCAAGGAACGCGATCAGGTTCAAATTTCCATGAACCTCGTGAATTATCCCCAAACACCGATTTTCCGCGTGTTCGAGACGATCAAGTCGGAAGCGGCCCGGTACGGAGTCAACGTTACCTCCTCCGAGATCGTGGGATTGGTTCCTTCCGATGCCATGCTCGATGTTGCGGATTTCTACCTGCGCCTCGAAAATTTCACTCCACTGCAAGTGCTGGAGAACAAGCTGGCCGCGGCCGGCGGAGTCGGTGGCGGCGGTAGTGCCGCCGGGGAGAGTTTTTACGAAGAAGTTGCTTCCTCATCACCGGCTCCGGGCGGTGGCTCCGTCGCGGCTTCGGCCGGGGCACTGTCGGCTGCTTTGACCTCAATGGTTTGTCGTCTCACGGTGGGCAAGAAAGCCTATGCTGCGGTCAAGGGCGAGATGGGGGAGATTCGAGACATAGGCGACCGGCTTCGGGCCGAGCTGACCAAATTGATCGACACCGACAAGGAAGCGTTCAATAAGGTTATGGAAGCGTTCAAGCTGCCGACCGGTGAAGAACGCGATGCGGCTGTTGAAAAGGCCACGAAGCACGCGGCCGAAGTCCCTCTTACGGTTATGAAGAAGGCTCGGGAAGTGCTGTCCCTGACGCGATCGGTGGCTGAAAAAGGCAACACCAACTCCATCACTGATGCCGGGGTAGCGGGACTAATGGCTATGGCGGCGGTCGAAGGAGCCGGTTACAATGTTCGTATCAATTTAGGCGGAATAAAAGACCAGGATTTCGTGAAAAAGCTAAAGGCCGAAGTCGAACAGGTGACTGCCGATGCCTCCAAACTGGCGGTCCAAATTAAGGAGTTGGTTGAAGCCGGATTATAGATGAAAGAGCGGGTCGACCTTCATTTACATACGATCTTCTCGGACGGTTTATCCACGCCTGAGGAACTATTGGAGTTGGTGCGCGGTTGTAGATTGCGTGCCTTCTCCGTAACCGATCATGATTCGGTAGACGGCTATCGGGCGGTGTTGGCGCTGATGACCGAGAATGACCCGGAACTGGTTCCCGGATTGGAGTTGTCCTGTTCGTCCGAAGGACGTGATTTGCACATGCTGGCTTATTATTTCGATTCCGACAGTTCCATGCTGGCCGAGAGCCTCGCAAAATTCCAGGAAAAAAGGAACCTCCGGGGTGGTTTGATGGTCAAAAGGTTGAATGAACTGGGTGTCGAAATCAACATGGATGATGTTATAGCTCGGGCAGGCGGAGCAGCTATTGGTCGTCCTCATGTAGCTCAGGCACTTCTCGACCGTGGAGCTATCGGATCCTTTGAGGAGGCTTTCCGTAAGTACATCGGTAACGACGGTCCGGCTTATTTCCCGAAAGAGAATATATCGCCGGCCGATGCAATTAATATAATCCACGAAGCCGGCGGTCTGGCGGTGATAGCACATCCTGTCGTCAGCGGGCTCGGATTCGAATTTGACGATCTGATCGAGGCCGGACTGGACGGAATAGAAGCGTTTCATCCGGATCACAAGCAGCATGAGGTAGATCGATTGAAACAAGTCGCTTCGGCGAAAGGTCTTTTGATAACCGGAGGCTCCGACTTCCATGGTCGGTCAGGTCGGTGTGGGCTGGTTGGAAGCGAACCGGTTGGTATCGAGTATTTCGAACGGCTTAAAAAAGCCGCTACCCAAAAAAGGAGCAACTCTTGAAGCAGTTGTTGGTGACCATAGCCTTCTTACTGGCAT
This is a stretch of genomic DNA from Candidatus Zixiibacteriota bacterium. It encodes these proteins:
- the ftcD gene encoding glutamate formimidoyltransferase, yielding MPKLVECVPNYSEGRRPEVIDAICDAITAEDGVVLLDKEMDHDHNRAVVTFVAPPSKAVDAAFRGYQKAAELIDMTVHKGEHPRMGACDVCPFIPISEVSIEDAIELANKLGKRVGDELQIPVFLYEDAATKKSRRNLAKVRKGQYEGMIDAIENDPTRKPDYGPAKMNLKAGATAIGVRFPLVAYNVYLGTNKKWIADKIADAVRSLKGGYRFCKALGFEIKERDQVQISMNLVNYPQTPIFRVFETIKSEAARYGVNVTSSEIVGLVPSDAMLDVADFYLRLENFTPLQVLENKLAAAGGVGGGGSAAGESFYEEVASSSPAPGGGSVAASAGALSAALTSMVCRLTVGKKAYAAVKGEMGEIRDIGDRLRAELTKLIDTDKEAFNKVMEAFKLPTGEERDAAVEKATKHAAEVPLTVMKKAREVLSLTRSVAEKGNTNSITDAGVAGLMAMAAVEGAGYNVRINLGGIKDQDFVKKLKAEVEQVTADASKLAVQIKELVEAGL